One genomic window of Pseudomonas chlororaphis subsp. piscium includes the following:
- the acpP gene encoding acyl carrier protein — MSTIEERVKKIVAEQLGVKEEEVVNTASFVEDLGADSLDTVELVMALEEEFETEIPDEEAEKITTVQAAIDYVTSHQA; from the coding sequence ATGAGCACCATCGAAGAGCGCGTCAAGAAAATCGTTGCTGAGCAACTGGGCGTTAAAGAAGAAGAAGTTGTTAACACCGCTTCCTTCGTTGAAGACCTGGGTGCCGACTCCCTTGACACCGTTGAGCTGGTGATGGCTCTGGAAGAGGAATTCGAGACCGAAATCCCTGACGAAGAAGCTGAAAAGATCACTACCGTTCAAGCAGCTATCGACTACGTTACCAGCCACCAGGCTTAA